The Saprospiraceae bacterium genome window below encodes:
- a CDS encoding transglycosylase SLT domain-containing protein has product MATLLDRFRSISRPSLTSGSGVFSSLAKKQASAEDLMVDNLYAEGNISVEAYISHLEKRLTRAWNTPRTQVSIKEKMESANEEIVDAEVSRAHQAGEISTRARYEYELSKLENMKEKGSTAYINQQRLVSSLKDQAERQERSAFRIEQLNQLSQMPEDSSEKLWQKASIYDTLAQQARLDGDEQQAISLSTQANNYQASAKRAEINDFITQARLQVSETPTAGRGVPNSDEGATLYQQLTGTQAPSFDNEGGSGGSLTGFSGVSSDVSSSALTRLDRQQQTLERLYGQREDKMVLIDAYQQAVAAAEGDQKTSLTIALNNLQDDIAGIDNSIANTTVSIEDTIGDIQAARAKAAASAFNQERRIIERDFSKTEDELEQDFRDGKITKNEYVAKGLMLAQAKTGFFDQASQLYNNFGNDSSADSYLEKAEDMVRIHESLIGVAQNIEDYEPLFIDSESPLTNLLGQRQSKGDVVLTDVGNMKRAGQFDENYALIDGVWHKVYYPASIEVDGKEIQVTDKDGFLIDSPVIKDYARKQGLGYINKLDDTGKLSQERVKFLQSQDESGNIISRPYAESTVNEMLQNQILEQTPEGEIVQRKPFKADDLIGLKLEAKVQEKLEKSVPVLKNLREQFEAATEVYGDQTPIQRVININKDLFSNIGNVSRSINNFIAPQTKPFVEAATKFGGNLLDTIKRGASNLFGGIKLPGIVPEAKAAELTGGKYSDVLNSVFGGEADDAMRVLQGENAPLDPRAVNINTNGSEDRGLFQINSDTFADFQRRKGNQMRKAGITSYDDMFDPVKNAKMAAIIKDEQGWKAWYGAPDDLRAGKSKSLGNRIKDLFGGNTPVAQAAPDLETRNLELALGLKPGDWEAGIRPNQDRIDKAFRSNDQTRELLRKHGFESSQQTEPSPSSSSRTVGFTPPAPPSNNQQQQQAPNQVQTIGDLFRPKLLSPTPEAPRPDFTTLARNTLSNIGNSFSSSFQKTTGQPLERFNVVKQAQAVPDYLRQVVAPKIKSTVSNIFSKLNPFD; this is encoded by the coding sequence ATGGCAACTTTACTCGATAGATTCAGGTCAATTTCAAGACCTTCGTTGACCTCTGGTTCAGGGGTTTTCTCTTCATTGGCTAAAAAACAAGCTTCAGCAGAAGATTTGATGGTTGATAATCTTTACGCAGAAGGAAATATCTCTGTTGAGGCTTATATATCACATTTGGAAAAAAGGTTGACTCGTGCTTGGAACACCCCACGTACTCAAGTATCGATTAAGGAAAAGATGGAGTCGGCTAATGAAGAGATTGTGGATGCTGAAGTTTCAAGGGCACATCAGGCTGGTGAGATCTCAACCAGGGCTAGATACGAGTATGAATTGTCTAAGCTTGAGAATATGAAGGAGAAGGGTTCTACTGCTTATATAAACCAACAGAGGTTAGTAAGTTCTTTGAAAGATCAAGCTGAAAGACAGGAACGAAGTGCTTTTAGAATTGAGCAGTTGAATCAGCTTTCTCAGATGCCTGAAGACAGCTCTGAAAAACTATGGCAAAAGGCATCAATCTATGACACACTAGCTCAACAAGCTAGGCTTGATGGTGATGAACAACAGGCTATCAGTCTTTCTACTCAAGCCAATAATTATCAAGCTTCAGCTAAAAGAGCTGAAATTAACGATTTCATTACGCAAGCTCGCTTGCAAGTATCTGAAACTCCCACCGCTGGTCGTGGTGTACCAAACTCTGATGAAGGGGCAACCCTCTATCAACAGCTAACTGGTACTCAGGCTCCCTCTTTTGATAATGAAGGAGGAAGTGGTGGGAGTTTGACTGGTTTTAGTGGTGTCAGTTCGGATGTGTCTAGTTCAGCCCTAACGAGATTGGACAGGCAACAGCAAACTCTTGAAAGATTATATGGTCAGAGGGAAGACAAGATGGTTTTGATTGATGCTTATCAACAGGCTGTAGCTGCTGCTGAGGGAGATCAGAAAACGTCATTAACAATTGCCTTAAATAATTTACAAGATGATATTGCTGGAATAGATAATTCGATTGCCAACACGACTGTTAGCATTGAAGATACGATTGGTGATATACAAGCTGCTAGAGCCAAGGCTGCTGCTTCAGCATTTAATCAGGAGAGAAGAATAATCGAAAGAGATTTTTCAAAAACTGAAGATGAGTTAGAACAGGACTTCAGAGATGGGAAAATAACCAAGAATGAATATGTTGCAAAAGGATTGATGTTAGCTCAGGCTAAAACAGGATTCTTTGACCAGGCTTCTCAGCTATATAACAATTTTGGCAATGATTCTTCAGCTGACAGTTATCTGGAAAAAGCTGAGGATATGGTTAGAATTCATGAAAGTTTAATCGGAGTGGCACAGAACATTGAAGATTATGAACCTTTGTTTATTGATTCTGAATCACCGCTTACCAATCTTTTGGGACAAAGACAGAGTAAGGGAGATGTGGTTCTGACGGATGTTGGCAATATGAAACGAGCTGGTCAATTTGATGAAAATTATGCCTTAATAGATGGCGTGTGGCACAAGGTTTATTACCCAGCTAGTATTGAAGTTGACGGAAAAGAGATTCAAGTAACTGATAAAGATGGTTTCTTGATCGACAGCCCTGTCATCAAGGATTATGCCAGAAAACAGGGATTGGGCTATATAAACAAATTGGACGATACAGGCAAGCTCTCTCAAGAACGGGTTAAGTTCCTACAAAGTCAAGATGAGTCAGGCAATATAATCAGTAGACCCTATGCGGAAAGTACCGTAAACGAGATGCTTCAAAATCAGATTCTTGAACAGACTCCAGAAGGAGAGATTGTGCAAAGAAAACCATTCAAGGCAGATGATTTGATAGGGTTGAAGCTTGAAGCCAAAGTACAAGAAAAGTTAGAGAAAAGTGTACCTGTGCTTAAAAATCTAAGAGAACAGTTTGAAGCTGCAACTGAAGTCTATGGAGATCAGACACCAATTCAAAGAGTGATAAATATAAATAAAGATTTGTTTAGTAACATTGGAAACGTCAGTAGGAGCATTAATAACTTTATTGCTCCCCAAACTAAACCATTTGTCGAAGCAGCTACCAAGTTTGGTGGAAATCTTTTAGATACAATTAAACGAGGGGCTAGTAACTTGTTTGGTGGAATTAAGCTTCCAGGGATAGTTCCTGAAGCCAAAGCAGCCGAATTGACTGGTGGCAAGTATTCAGATGTTTTGAATAGTGTTTTTGGTGGTGAAGCCGATGACGCAATGAGAGTATTACAGGGAGAAAACGCTCCTCTTGATCCAAGAGCTGTAAATATAAATACGAATGGTTCTGAGGATAGAGGATTGTTTCAGATAAATTCTGATACCTTTGCTGATTTTCAGAGAAGAAAGGGTAATCAAATGAGAAAAGCTGGAATTACTTCCTATGATGATATGTTTGATCCAGTTAAAAATGCAAAGATGGCAGCAATCATAAAAGATGAGCAGGGATGGAAAGCTTGGTACGGTGCGCCAGATGATTTGAGAGCAGGGAAGTCAAAAAGTCTAGGGAATAGGATCAAAGATCTTTTTGGAGGCAATACTCCAGTCGCTCAAGCTGCGCCTGATCTTGAAACCAGAAATCTTGAGTTAGCTCTTGGGTTAAAGCCTGGAGATTGGGAAGCTGGTATAAGACCCAACCAAGACAGGATTGATAAAGCTTTTAGATCTAACGATCAAACCAGAGAGCTTCTAAGAAAACATGGCTTCGAATCGTCTCAACAAACTGAACCATCACCAAGTTCAAGTAGTAGGACTGTAGGATTTACTCCTCCAGCTCCTCCATCTAATAATCAACAACAACAGCAAGCACCCAATCAAGTCCAAACGATAGGAGATCTATTTAGACCGAAACTTCTATCTCCTACACCTGAAGCACCTAGACCTGATTTTACGACTCTTGCTAGAAACACACTTTCAAATATCGGCAATAGTTTCAGCTCAAGTTTCCAAAAAACGACTGGTCAGCCTCTTGAAAGATTTAATGTGGTTAAACAGGCTCAAGCAGTTCCAGATTATTTGAGGCAAGTGGTTGCACCTAAAATTAAAAGTACGGTCAGCAACATATTTAGCAAGCTAAATCCTTTTGATTAA
- a CDS encoding N4-gp56 family major capsid protein, translated as MTRALGANTIEVYNVRKTLEFAKPKLVYPQFGMPDMVMRRKGQTASWLKFDKLSIPGSVLADSPTWAPETVTDSTVTATLELWGNGVTLLEALGETSFLKLEDEYKKLIGQNAGETINEKVRDVLIAGTTVGYANNKNARQGLISTDTIDLDDILDNVETLEVNDAPMMGDEYVAIISPYVKTRLMKDTAFREATRYLAKDNSLFTGEVANIDGVRFVRTSTAPSVSDSGSNNSVSNVEQTLILGEGAYGIARLLPGDFDVVITPPGGHGDEYKVKTAIAWKAYLKSVILQQSYMLRLESAR; from the coding sequence ATGACAAGAGCCTTGGGTGCCAACACAATCGAAGTCTACAACGTTAGAAAAACATTGGAGTTTGCAAAACCCAAGCTGGTCTATCCACAATTCGGTATGCCTGATATGGTGATGCGAAGAAAGGGTCAAACAGCTTCTTGGCTGAAATTTGACAAACTTAGCATCCCAGGATCAGTTCTTGCTGATTCTCCTACATGGGCTCCAGAGACCGTTACAGATTCTACTGTAACTGCAACACTGGAACTTTGGGGAAATGGTGTCACCTTGCTTGAGGCATTGGGGGAAACCTCATTCCTCAAACTGGAAGATGAGTACAAAAAACTTATCGGTCAGAACGCTGGTGAAACTATTAACGAAAAGGTAAGAGATGTGCTTATTGCTGGTACTACTGTTGGTTATGCAAACAACAAAAATGCTAGGCAAGGGCTTATCAGTACAGATACCATTGACTTAGACGATATTTTAGACAACGTAGAAACCCTTGAGGTAAACGATGCTCCTATGATGGGAGATGAATACGTTGCTATTATTTCGCCTTATGTCAAAACTCGTTTGATGAAAGATACAGCTTTCAGAGAGGCAACTCGATATCTTGCAAAGGATAATTCTCTGTTTACAGGGGAGGTTGCTAATATTGATGGTGTAAGGTTCGTAAGAACTTCTACAGCTCCATCAGTCTCTGATTCTGGATCCAATAACTCCGTTTCCAATGTCGAGCAAACCTTGATACTTGGTGAAGGAGCTTATGGTATAGCTAGGTTATTGCCTGGAGATTTTGATGTCGTTATTACGCCTCCTGGAGGTCACGGTGACGAATACAAAGTTAAAACAGCAATAGCATGGAAAGCTTATCTGAAATCTGTGATTCTACAACAGAGCTACATGCTCCGATTAGAGTCTGCACGATAA
- a CDS encoding right-handed parallel beta-helix repeat-containing protein: protein MTPSTRFSGGGGGTTTPRAASLVVAASNSIDNTGADYVCDGTADNVEIQAAIDALGDIGGKIQLLEGTYTLAADITLDDKIEIAGFGAGNTILDFANGAFGIVWGAISDACMRDLKIYRSADTSGCIAMTSSTRPRLIGVEIEAGTTVTVNGITASSLVDFWFDRCYIHGFTSATAYGINFGATTPGTVINCRFESNYRGIYLNNTSQSNIIGCRFSVQNAVDAYGMRIKDYGMVKHCHFTHGSRVALQLDGEQNQIIGNYFTGTGYGIQTIGAHDNVGIIHDNIFIGSDILLGVATKGLSIKNNGFGSNSTINLNNSETIDVEGNYSLNVSAPATTIENTRKILTAKNTSGGALAVGDVVTLKAVAAGNEVTTTTAQGDDLVFGMATEAADNDAYLRVLVQGKTVNLKVDGTTDIAVGDFLGTFTTAGVAMKAASGDMAFAIALEAYTSDDSAGVIDALLVTPRKI, encoded by the coding sequence ATGACTCCGAGTACAAGATTTTCAGGTGGTGGGGGAGGAACAACAACTCCGAGAGCAGCTTCTTTGGTAGTCGCTGCTTCTAATTCTATTGATAACACTGGTGCTGATTACGTCTGTGATGGAACAGCCGACAATGTAGAGATACAGGCAGCTATTGACGCACTTGGTGATATTGGAGGAAAGATACAATTGTTAGAAGGTACATATACCCTTGCTGCCGATATTACTCTTGATGATAAAATTGAGATTGCTGGGTTTGGGGCTGGAAATACTATATTAGATTTTGCGAATGGAGCTTTTGGGATAGTTTGGGGAGCTATTTCAGATGCTTGTATGAGAGATCTGAAAATATATAGATCTGCTGACACTTCGGGGTGTATTGCGATGACTTCATCCACAAGACCCAGGTTAATTGGGGTTGAGATTGAAGCTGGTACTACTGTTACAGTAAATGGTATAACAGCTTCTTCGTTGGTCGATTTTTGGTTTGATAGATGTTATATTCATGGTTTTACCAGTGCCACAGCTTACGGGATAAATTTTGGAGCAACTACTCCAGGTACGGTAATTAATTGCAGATTTGAATCTAACTATCGGGGAATTTATTTAAACAATACATCTCAATCAAATATAATTGGGTGTAGATTTAGCGTACAAAATGCTGTAGATGCGTATGGGATGCGCATAAAAGATTACGGAATGGTTAAGCATTGTCATTTCACGCACGGTAGTAGAGTCGCACTTCAGTTGGATGGAGAACAAAATCAAATAATTGGAAATTACTTTACTGGAACTGGTTATGGAATACAAACAATAGGAGCGCATGATAATGTGGGAATAATTCATGACAATATATTTATCGGTTCCGATATTCTTTTGGGTGTAGCAACAAAAGGACTTTCCATCAAAAATAATGGGTTTGGTTCCAATTCTACAATCAATTTAAACAATTCAGAAACGATCGATGTTGAGGGTAATTACTCCTTAAATGTTAGTGCGCCAGCTACTACGATTGAAAATACAAGAAAAATATTAACGGCAAAAAATACTTCTGGCGGTGCTTTGGCAGTGGGAGATGTTGTTACATTAAAAGCTGTTGCTGCAGGTAATGAGGTAACAACCACAACAGCTCAAGGAGATGATTTAGTGTTTGGTATGGCAACAGAAGCAGCAGATAATGATGCTTATTTGAGGGTGCTTGTTCAGGGTAAAACAGTAAATCTCAAGGTTGATGGCACAACGGATATTGCAGTGGGAGATTTTCTTGGGACATTTACTACAGCAGGAGTAGCTATGAAAGCAGCTTCTGGGGATATGGCTTTTGCGATTGCATTGGAAGCATATACAAGTGATGATAGCGCAGGTGTAATAGATGCTCTTTTGGTCACTCCAAGGAAAATATAG
- a CDS encoding glycosyltransferase family 4 protein, with protein MEDTLKINYYGYFTSFGGYGIANLNWVCHLSRLGVDVYPHAKFIPLPGTPEYAVLTGEQRDILQKPFTRQRIGIIETTPFSFHLNKSKFKIANTMAESDEIGEPWVNACNSMDMVVVPNEFQKRVFEKSGVTVPVSVIRHGTWTEMFPYCERPQKSKFRFGIVGYLNDRKGVFELMKAFVSEFDNNEPVELYLKSSNKEFGFYRYFSDDRIITDTRHVSPEDLRDIYYSFDCFVFPSKAEGVGQPPREAMSTGLPTIVTNYSGLEEIADSEYAYPLEPISYSKGVNPHALEQPGNWANIDIQELMYWMRYVYEHQDEAREKGKRASKHINTHHTWEACAKDMIKLLKTI; from the coding sequence ATGGAAGATACTTTAAAGATTAACTATTATGGGTACTTTACTAGTTTTGGAGGTTATGGCATTGCTAACCTTAATTGGGTATGTCATCTTTCTCGTCTGGGAGTCGATGTTTACCCACATGCTAAGTTCATTCCTCTTCCTGGTACTCCTGAGTATGCTGTCCTTACTGGTGAGCAAAGAGATATTCTCCAAAAACCGTTCACAAGACAAAGAATAGGAATAATCGAAACCACTCCTTTCTCCTTTCATCTTAATAAATCCAAGTTCAAGATTGCTAATACTATGGCTGAGTCTGATGAGATTGGTGAACCTTGGGTAAATGCTTGTAATTCGATGGATATGGTCGTAGTTCCGAATGAGTTTCAAAAAAGAGTATTTGAGAAATCTGGCGTAACAGTTCCAGTAAGTGTGATACGTCATGGAACTTGGACTGAAATGTTCCCATATTGCGAAAGACCACAGAAGAGCAAATTTAGGTTTGGGATTGTGGGATATTTAAACGACAGGAAGGGAGTATTTGAATTGATGAAAGCTTTTGTGTCAGAATTTGATAATAATGAACCTGTTGAACTTTATCTTAAAAGTAGTAATAAAGAGTTTGGTTTTTATCGTTATTTCAGTGATGATCGTATTATTACCGACACAAGACATGTCTCGCCTGAAGATCTTCGTGACATTTATTACAGCTTTGATTGTTTTGTCTTTCCCTCTAAGGCTGAGGGAGTAGGTCAACCCCCCAGAGAGGCTATGTCTACAGGGCTTCCCACTATAGTTACCAATTATTCAGGATTAGAGGAGATTGCTGACTCAGAGTATGCTTATCCTTTGGAACCAATTTCATATAGCAAAGGTGTCAACCCACATGCTTTAGAACAGCCTGGTAATTGGGCTAATATAGACATACAAGAACTTATGTATTGGATGAGGTATGTTTATGAACATCAAGACGAAGCTAGGGAAAAGGGTAAGAGAGCATCAAAACATATCAATACGCATCATACATGGGAGGCTTGCGCTAAAGATATGATAAAGTTATTAAAGACAATATGA
- a CDS encoding methyltransferase domain-containing protein: MKILDIGAGGASKADVQVDQVKFPDTTHVFDIVNTPWEFEDEEFDEVRMEQVLEHIPSVVYYKEDGKFKHIYPRVLIMKEIHRVLKKNGIAHISVPEEMEQMCQDPTHTDTMITDGFFNYFCGQWGGNEKGSFAYEAYGINFKFEKVESYRTGFIRTVRLKKP, from the coding sequence ATGAAAATATTAGACATAGGAGCAGGAGGAGCATCAAAAGCAGATGTTCAAGTAGATCAAGTTAAGTTTCCAGATACAACTCATGTGTTCGATATTGTAAATACTCCGTGGGAGTTTGAAGATGAAGAGTTTGATGAAGTCAGAATGGAACAGGTTTTAGAACACATACCTTCAGTCGTTTACTACAAAGAAGATGGCAAGTTCAAACACATTTATCCGAGAGTTTTAATCATGAAAGAGATCCATAGGGTTCTCAAGAAGAATGGCATAGCACATATATCGGTGCCAGAGGAGATGGAGCAAATGTGTCAAGATCCAACCCATACCGACACTATGATTACTGATGGATTCTTTAATTATTTTTGTGGTCAGTGGGGCGGAAACGAAAAGGGTAGTTTTGCCTATGAAGCTTATGGAATTAATTTCAAATTTGAAAAGGTTGAAAGTTATAGAACGGGATTTATAAGAACAGTGAGACTCAAAAAGCCATGA
- a CDS encoding glycosyltransferase family 2 protein — protein sequence MKIIALVRTLNEENNIQRFCGRYSEFCDEIIVSDSGSTDETIKLAREFPKVVIDEYNSLFNRIFTGKNEFYTKQPNHINHLISLAKKHEADWIIYSDCDLVPTYQLINSAREMMQESDVKQIKCKQYHIYGYYRYFPEMTTGWASWAFRSDLELYCDESDPRQMNMRGGIDENDPAVRKPDHPKVLLHYFAQTEKDIKRKMLYYDKMHRHHAHPKDRCGRLSLIPEEII from the coding sequence ATGAAAATAATTGCGCTTGTTAGAACCTTAAACGAAGAAAATAATATACAGAGATTTTGTGGTAGATATTCTGAGTTCTGTGATGAGATTATTGTTTCAGATTCTGGAAGCACAGATGAAACTATTAAGTTGGCAAGAGAGTTCCCCAAGGTGGTTATAGATGAGTACAATTCACTTTTTAATCGAATATTCACGGGCAAGAACGAGTTTTACACCAAACAACCCAATCATATTAATCACTTAATCAGTCTTGCAAAAAAACACGAGGCAGATTGGATCATTTACTCAGATTGTGATTTGGTTCCAACCTATCAGTTAATTAATAGTGCCAGAGAAATGATGCAAGAATCAGACGTGAAACAGATAAAATGTAAGCAATATCATATTTATGGTTATTACAGATATTTTCCTGAAATGACTACTGGTTGGGCTTCATGGGCTTTTAGATCTGACCTGGAATTATATTGTGACGAATCCGATCCCAGACAAATGAACATGAGAGGTGGAATAGATGAAAATGATCCTGCGGTGAGAAAACCCGATCATCCAAAAGTTTTGCTTCATTATTTTGCACAAACGGAGAAGGATATAAAAAGAAAAATGTTGTATTACGATAAAATGCACAGACATCATGCACACCCCAAAGACAGATGTGGAAGATTATCTTTAATTCCTGAAGAAATAATATGA
- a CDS encoding class I SAM-dependent methyltransferase, translated as MSNRFSHWQFYLNKAQEVIGEREGLNVLKTDAYNELLDIPIEGGIAPNLGNQNITLLEYEVLYVNKVRKLIPEIEVVEGDIRKLPFENNTFDVLMDFSTIDHIQPKDLEQTLRGYKNVVKRKGDVIIVSWVTTNSTVYEETLERGKTWHTLCQFFFDYKSLSKMMRNIFDDVKEEPVPETGQENDTWLVCYTAKA; from the coding sequence ATGAGCAACAGATTCAGTCATTGGCAGTTTTATTTAAACAAGGCACAAGAGGTCATTGGGGAGAGGGAGGGTCTTAATGTTCTGAAAACAGATGCTTATAATGAATTGTTAGATATTCCCATTGAGGGGGGCATTGCTCCAAATCTCGGTAATCAAAATATTACGCTTTTAGAGTATGAAGTTCTGTATGTAAATAAGGTTAGAAAATTGATTCCTGAAATTGAAGTAGTTGAAGGAGATATTCGCAAACTTCCTTTTGAAAATAACACATTTGATGTTTTAATGGATTTCTCCACGATAGATCATATACAGCCAAAAGATCTCGAACAAACGTTACGAGGTTACAAAAATGTAGTAAAACGTAAGGGTGATGTAATTATTGTTTCTTGGGTTACAACAAATTCGACTGTTTATGAAGAAACATTAGAACGAGGGAAAACATGGCACACTCTTTGTCAGTTCTTTTTTGATTATAAATCATTAAGTAAAATGATGAGGAATATTTTTGATGATGTGAAAGAAGAGCCTGTTCCCGAAACAGGACAGGAAAACGATACTTGGTTGGTGTGTTATACCGCAAAAGCATGA
- a CDS encoding glycosyltransferase family 1 protein gives MKILIHGRAFPVAMWRWFDWALRDLGNDVKSVGCYQGDYIPWNGGMNVGYFFPPDLVIPEVEAYPLEQVLNHFKSEGWKPDMIVQASDTTYLSGKALCKNVFIKTDPHAVDYKPRLKYADKVFNMQFSYKTEEEEWLPYGYFRGIHKPLKLKQKYDVVFCGLQYDHRVEALKSMEASGFKVYNALGSVYDEYVRLYNQGAIAFNWSSKNDLPARFWEGLAMKKLVLTNYVPDLDVLSMKNGVHYVTFNGIEDALEKVKFYIENEKTRRVIAEAGYKAVQPHHYHNRAKKLI, from the coding sequence ATGAAAATATTAATACACGGTAGAGCCTTTCCTGTTGCCATGTGGCGATGGTTTGATTGGGCGTTAAGGGATTTAGGAAACGATGTCAAAAGTGTAGGGTGTTATCAGGGAGATTACATACCCTGGAACGGTGGAATGAATGTGGGTTATTTTTTTCCTCCCGATCTTGTCATCCCAGAAGTTGAAGCTTATCCGTTGGAGCAGGTACTAAATCACTTCAAGAGCGAAGGATGGAAGCCTGATATGATAGTTCAAGCTTCTGATACCACTTATCTTTCAGGTAAGGCTCTTTGTAAAAATGTATTTATAAAAACTGATCCTCATGCCGTTGATTATAAACCGAGATTGAAATATGCAGATAAGGTATTTAACATGCAATTTAGTTATAAGACTGAAGAAGAAGAATGGTTGCCCTATGGATATTTTAGGGGCATACACAAACCACTAAAGTTGAAACAGAAATATGATGTAGTTTTTTGTGGACTACAATATGACCATCGGGTAGAGGCTCTAAAATCAATGGAGGCTTCGGGATTTAAAGTCTACAATGCGTTGGGTAGTGTTTATGATGAGTATGTCCGTTTATATAACCAAGGTGCTATAGCGTTTAACTGGAGCAGTAAGAATGATCTTCCAGCACGATTTTGGGAAGGTTTGGCAATGAAAAAGCTGGTGCTAACTAATTATGTACCAGACCTTGATGTGCTTAGTATGAAAAACGGTGTTCATTATGTAACTTTTAATGGAATTGAAGATGCGCTTGAAAAAGTTAAATTTTATATAGAAAATGAAAAGACGAGAAGGGTAATAGCAGAAGCTGGGTATAAAGCAGTACAGCCTCATCATTATCATAATCGAGCTAAAAAACTAATATGA